In Bufo gargarizans isolate SCDJY-AF-19 chromosome 6, ASM1485885v1, whole genome shotgun sequence, a single genomic region encodes these proteins:
- the LOC122941678 gene encoding oocyte zinc finger protein XlCOF6.1-like isoform X1, giving the protein MMEDHRPLTSPVKEERTTTERCPSPLLPQDGSGEHHNVPQDDQIYRDKVQNPGEDLNIIYVTETHVRGDEQGIEDIFTDNCPDDYIMSSKGLPIPKDVKANDHALVQDAYKVYVIIPDTPSALQSNSQSSDLFQRVLPFDSSQTVKQNKGHRRGEHPTTPTGEKPFSCSECGKCYRMKSSLMIHQRAHTGEKPFSCLECGKRFTNKSNLITHKRIHTGEKPFSCSECGKCYRMKSSLMIHQRAHTGEKPFSCSECGKRFTKKSNLITHKRIHTGEKPFSCLECEKCFIQKSDLVKHERIHTGEKPFSCSECGKCFIQKSDLVKHQRGHTGEKPYSCSECGKCFSNKSSLITHYRGHTGEKPYSCSECGKCFSNKSSLITHYRIHTGEKPFSCS; this is encoded by the exons atgatggaggatcaccggcccctcacatcaccag ttaaaGAAGAGAGAACAACAacggagagatgtcccagtcctcttcttccacaggatggttcaggagaacatcacaatgtcccacaggatgatcagatatatagagataag GTTCAGAATCCAGGTGAAGATCTGAACATTATATATGTTACAGAGAcacatgtgaggggtgatgagcaggGAATAGAGGACATTTTTACAGATAACTgcccag aTGACTATATCATGAGCTCAAAGGGACTTCCGATACCTAAAGATGTAAAAGCAAATGATCATGCTCTGGTACAAGATGCTTATAAAGTGTATGTCATTATCCCAGATACACCCTCAGCCTTGCAAAGCAACAGTCAATCATCTGATCTTTTTCAACGAGTCCTGCCTTttgattcatcacagactgttAAGCAAAACAAAGGACACAGAAGAGGTGAACATCCAACAACTCCcactggggagaagccattttcatgctcagaatgtggtaaatgttatAGGATGAAATCAAGTCTTATGATACACCAAAGAgctcatacaggagagaagccattttcatgtttagaatgcgGGAAACGGTTTACCAACAAATCAAATCTTATTacacataagagaattcacacaggggagaagccattttcatgctcagaatgtggaaaatgttataGGATGAAATCAAGTCTTATGATACACCAAAGAgctcatacaggagagaagcccttttcatgttcagaatgcgggaaaCGGTTTACCAAAAAATCTAATCTTATTACACATAAGAGAATTCATACAGGGgaaaaaccattttcatgtttagaatgtgaaaaatgttttatccagaaatcagatcttgttaaacatgagagaattcacactggggaaaaaccattttcatgttccgaatgtgggaaatgttttatccagaaatcagatcttgttaaacatcagagaggtcacacaggagagaaaccatattcatgttcagaatgtggaaaatgttttagcaACAAATCAAGTCTTATTACACATTATAgaggtcacacaggagagaaaccatattcatgttcagaatgtgggaaatgttttagcaaCAAATCAAGTCTTATTACACATtatagaattcacacaggggaaaagccgttttcatgttcatAA
- the LOC122941678 gene encoding gastrula zinc finger protein XlCGF17.1-like isoform X2, whose product MSSKGLPIPKDVKANDHALVQDAYKVYVIIPDTPSALQSNSQSSDLFQRVLPFDSSQTVKQNKGHRRGEHPTTPTGEKPFSCSECGKCYRMKSSLMIHQRAHTGEKPFSCLECGKRFTNKSNLITHKRIHTGEKPFSCSECGKCYRMKSSLMIHQRAHTGEKPFSCSECGKRFTKKSNLITHKRIHTGEKPFSCLECEKCFIQKSDLVKHERIHTGEKPFSCSECGKCFIQKSDLVKHQRGHTGEKPYSCSECGKCFSNKSSLITHYRGHTGEKPYSCSECGKCFSNKSSLITHYRIHTGEKPFSCS is encoded by the coding sequence ATGAGCTCAAAGGGACTTCCGATACCTAAAGATGTAAAAGCAAATGATCATGCTCTGGTACAAGATGCTTATAAAGTGTATGTCATTATCCCAGATACACCCTCAGCCTTGCAAAGCAACAGTCAATCATCTGATCTTTTTCAACGAGTCCTGCCTTttgattcatcacagactgttAAGCAAAACAAAGGACACAGAAGAGGTGAACATCCAACAACTCCcactggggagaagccattttcatgctcagaatgtggtaaatgttatAGGATGAAATCAAGTCTTATGATACACCAAAGAgctcatacaggagagaagccattttcatgtttagaatgcgGGAAACGGTTTACCAACAAATCAAATCTTATTacacataagagaattcacacaggggagaagccattttcatgctcagaatgtggaaaatgttataGGATGAAATCAAGTCTTATGATACACCAAAGAgctcatacaggagagaagcccttttcatgttcagaatgcgggaaaCGGTTTACCAAAAAATCTAATCTTATTACACATAAGAGAATTCATACAGGGgaaaaaccattttcatgtttagaatgtgaaaaatgttttatccagaaatcagatcttgttaaacatgagagaattcacactggggaaaaaccattttcatgttccgaatgtgggaaatgttttatccagaaatcagatcttgttaaacatcagagaggtcacacaggagagaaaccatattcatgttcagaatgtggaaaatgttttagcaACAAATCAAGTCTTATTACACATTATAgaggtcacacaggagagaaaccatattcatgttcagaatgtgggaaatgttttagcaaCAAATCAAGTCTTATTACACATtatagaattcacacaggggaaaagccgttttcatgttcatAA
- the LOC122941678 gene encoding uncharacterized protein LOC122941678 isoform X3 — MMEDHRPLTSPVKEERTTTERCPSPLLPQDGSGEHHNVPQDDQIYRDKVQNPGEDLNIIYVTETHVRGDEQGIEDIFTDNCPDDYIMSSKGLPIPKDVKANDHALVQDAYKVYVIIPDTPSALQSNSQSSDLFQRVLPFDSSQTVKQNKGHRRDL; from the exons atgatggaggatcaccggcccctcacatcaccag ttaaaGAAGAGAGAACAACAacggagagatgtcccagtcctcttcttccacaggatggttcaggagaacatcacaatgtcccacaggatgatcagatatatagagataag GTTCAGAATCCAGGTGAAGATCTGAACATTATATATGTTACAGAGAcacatgtgaggggtgatgagcaggGAATAGAGGACATTTTTACAGATAACTgcccag aTGACTATATCATGAGCTCAAAGGGACTTCCGATACCTAAAGATGTAAAAGCAAATGATCATGCTCTGGTACAAGATGCTTATAAAGTGTATGTCATTATCCCAGATACACCCTCAGCCTTGCAAAGCAACAGTCAATCATCTGATCTTTTTCAACGAGTCCTGCCTTttgattcatcacagactgttAAGCAAAACAAAGGACACAGAAGAG atctctga